From the genome of Amycolatopsis sp. NBC_01488, one region includes:
- a CDS encoding serine hydrolase domain-containing protein, translating into MLVALTTLTSGASAITGHHDDAGRFDRPQQGFAPPWTTLRTGSPREVNLDPAPIKAAEDFLASWTTPDATGHPHFSGAVGLLAHDGVVVDRYAVGGALRYADAAGTELPADQQVPMKNDTIFDMASISKLFTSIAVLQLVERGQLTIDTPVSRFFPEFATGDKAAITIKMLLTHVSGFDADPIPSLWAGYPDIPSRRQAVLDSPLKNKPGTTYLYSDINLLTLGFIVEKLTGQTLDKVVHDRITAPLGMADTGYNPPASKLNRIAATEFEANPPRGMVRGSVHDENAWSLGGVAGHAGVFSTANDMATLAQTILNGGTYRGHRILRQETVRQMLTNYNQQFPDDSHGLGFELDQPWYMGALASPVTAGHTGFTGTTLVIDPESRSFAILLTNRVHPSRSWGSINTARQVWATSLARAMAVQPEVGKDAWTSTLGNASVATLSTRPFTTQSDQARVSFYAFVDTEGSTDPLQLQASTDGVNWQPVALSVSGPGAPSGDVTSLSGHGHRAWWKASGPLPHGASVSLRWRYSTDPNYTGRGVSVDGVKVTESGRSLLDGERNPAVFVAEGWQLSSR; encoded by the coding sequence GTGCTGGTCGCGCTGACCACGCTTACCTCGGGAGCCAGCGCCATCACCGGACACCACGACGACGCGGGCCGCTTCGACCGGCCGCAGCAGGGCTTCGCCCCGCCGTGGACGACGCTGCGCACCGGAAGTCCCCGAGAGGTGAACCTCGACCCGGCGCCGATCAAGGCCGCCGAGGACTTCCTCGCGAGCTGGACGACGCCGGACGCCACCGGGCACCCGCACTTCTCCGGCGCGGTCGGCCTCCTGGCCCACGACGGCGTGGTCGTCGACCGGTACGCCGTCGGTGGCGCGCTCAGGTACGCCGATGCCGCGGGCACCGAACTGCCGGCTGACCAGCAGGTCCCCATGAAGAACGACACCATCTTCGACATGGCGTCGATCTCGAAGCTGTTCACCTCGATCGCCGTGCTGCAGCTCGTCGAACGCGGTCAGCTGACCATCGACACGCCGGTGAGCCGCTTCTTCCCGGAGTTCGCCACCGGCGACAAGGCCGCCATCACGATCAAGATGCTGCTCACGCACGTCTCCGGGTTCGACGCCGACCCGATCCCGTCGCTGTGGGCCGGCTACCCGGACATCCCGTCGCGCCGGCAGGCGGTGCTCGACAGCCCGCTGAAGAACAAGCCGGGCACGACGTACCTCTACTCCGACATCAACCTGCTCACCCTCGGCTTCATCGTCGAGAAGCTGACCGGGCAGACCCTGGACAAGGTGGTCCACGACCGGATCACCGCGCCACTGGGCATGGCCGACACCGGGTACAACCCGCCCGCGTCGAAGCTGAACCGGATCGCCGCGACGGAGTTCGAGGCCAACCCGCCACGCGGGATGGTGCGCGGCAGCGTGCACGACGAGAACGCGTGGTCGCTCGGCGGCGTCGCCGGGCACGCCGGGGTGTTCAGCACCGCGAACGACATGGCCACCCTCGCCCAGACGATCCTCAACGGCGGCACCTACCGCGGGCACCGGATCCTGCGCCAGGAGACCGTGCGGCAGATGCTGACGAACTACAACCAGCAGTTCCCCGACGACTCGCACGGCCTGGGCTTCGAACTCGACCAGCCCTGGTACATGGGCGCGCTGGCCTCCCCGGTCACCGCCGGGCACACCGGCTTCACCGGGACGACGCTGGTCATCGACCCGGAGTCGCGCTCCTTCGCGATCCTGCTGACCAACCGCGTGCACCCGAGCCGCAGCTGGGGCTCGATCAACACCGCGCGCCAGGTGTGGGCGACGTCGCTGGCCAGGGCCATGGCCGTCCAGCCCGAGGTGGGGAAGGACGCGTGGACGAGCACGCTGGGTAATGCCAGCGTGGCCACGCTGAGTACTCGACCATTTACTACGCAAAGTGATCAAGCGCGGGTGTCCTTCTACGCCTTCGTGGACACCGAGGGAAGCACTGATCCACTACAGCTGCAGGCGTCCACCGACGGGGTGAACTGGCAACCGGTCGCGCTATCGGTATCGGGGCCGGGCGCACCCTCCGGAGATGTGACGTCGCTCTCCGGGCACGGGCACCGTGCCTGGTGGAAGGCGAGCGGTCCGCTGCCCCATGGCGCGTCGGTGAGCCTCCGGTGGCGTTACAGCACCGATCCGAACTACACCGGGCGCGGTGTTTCGGTCGACGGTGTGAAAGTCACCGAGAGCGGCCGATCACTCCTCGACGGTGAACGGAACCCGGCCGTTTTCGTCGCTGAGGGTTGGCAGTTGAGCTCAAGGTGA
- a CDS encoding exo-beta-N-acetylmuramidase NamZ family protein: MNLNRRHFLGAGALAVPALAGGSAVAGAEPENRPGRVLTGAEQLAAQGWGPLKGRKLGVLSNPTGVLLNGDHIVDSMVAAGVKPVAAFGPEHGFRGSAQAGGSEGDYTDPRTGVPVYDAYGVDATKLASLFTKAGVDTVVFDIADVGARFYTYIWSLYTAMVAAAQVKAAFVVLDRPNPIGGRAAGPLLDPKFASGIGKKPIVQQHGMTVGELAHFFAEEFLPGEGVRLEKLEIIQVRGWQRDTLFAQTGLNWVLPSPNMPTPDTALVYPGTGMFEGTVFSEGRGTTRPFEIIGAPGLDWRWREKLEELRLPGARFREIYFVPTFSKFVNQTCGGVQVSVDDPRAFDAIRTAVAMLVTAKALHPDVFAWRPDNYIDKLSGSDRLRTMVDAGAGVDEVTGAWRAELAEFDRKRRRHLLYR; this comes from the coding sequence GTGAACCTGAACCGGCGCCACTTCCTCGGCGCGGGTGCGCTCGCGGTCCCGGCGTTGGCGGGCGGCTCCGCCGTCGCCGGGGCCGAGCCGGAAAACCGCCCGGGGCGGGTTCTCACCGGCGCCGAGCAGCTGGCCGCGCAAGGTTGGGGGCCCTTGAAGGGCCGCAAGCTCGGCGTCCTGTCGAACCCGACCGGGGTCCTGCTGAACGGCGACCACATCGTCGACTCGATGGTCGCGGCCGGTGTCAAGCCGGTCGCGGCCTTCGGGCCCGAGCACGGCTTCCGCGGCAGCGCGCAGGCCGGCGGCTCCGAAGGCGACTACACGGACCCGCGCACCGGCGTGCCCGTGTATGACGCGTACGGCGTCGACGCGACGAAGCTCGCTTCGCTCTTTACCAAAGCGGGCGTCGACACTGTCGTCTTCGACATCGCCGACGTCGGCGCGCGCTTCTACACCTACATCTGGTCGCTCTACACGGCGATGGTGGCCGCGGCGCAGGTCAAGGCCGCCTTCGTCGTCCTCGACCGGCCGAACCCGATCGGCGGCCGGGCGGCCGGCCCGCTGCTCGACCCGAAGTTCGCCTCGGGGATCGGGAAGAAGCCGATCGTCCAGCAGCACGGCATGACCGTCGGCGAGCTGGCGCACTTCTTCGCCGAAGAGTTCCTGCCCGGCGAAGGCGTCCGGCTCGAAAAGCTGGAAATCATCCAGGTACGCGGCTGGCAGCGCGACACGCTCTTCGCGCAGACCGGGCTGAACTGGGTGCTGCCGAGCCCGAACATGCCGACGCCGGACACGGCGCTCGTCTACCCGGGCACCGGCATGTTCGAAGGCACCGTGTTCTCCGAGGGCCGCGGGACGACCCGGCCGTTCGAGATCATCGGCGCGCCCGGGCTCGACTGGCGCTGGCGCGAGAAGCTCGAAGAGCTGCGGCTGCCCGGGGCGAGGTTCCGCGAGATCTACTTCGTGCCGACGTTCAGCAAGTTCGTCAACCAGACCTGCGGGGGCGTGCAGGTGAGCGTCGACGACCCGCGGGCCTTCGACGCGATCCGGACCGCGGTCGCCATGCTCGTGACGGCGAAGGCACTGCACCCGGACGTCTTCGCCTGGCGGCCCGACAACTACATCGACAAGCTCTCCGGGTCGGACCGGCTCCGGACGATGGTCGACGCCGGCGCGGGCGTCGACGAGGTCACCGGGGCCTGGCGGGCCGAGCTGGCCGAGTTCGACCGGAAACGTCGTCGCCACCTGCTCTACCGCTGA
- a CDS encoding glycoside hydrolase family 3 protein produces MLALTGVGVATAASAPRVTASAQAEAAATQALRGLTLEQKVGQLFVTWVNGKSADEVNPKNQTDFGVDTPAQVIQKYHLGGVIYFNNDTRDNFDDPVQVAKLSNGLQQAAIGSGAHIPLQIGADQEGGTVTRMGAPATEFPNSMAISAGRDPARATKAATILGHELRAVGINQDFAPDSDVNSNPANPVIGVRSFAGQPGLASQFVTAEVKGYQDSDLPTKTVAATAKHFPGHGDAATDSHTGLPRIDRTEQQWRDIDVPPFKAAIKAGIDSIMTAHIQFPSLDPSLEPATLSKPIVTGKLRGELGYNGVVITDSLEMQGVREMHSDAEIPVLALKAGVDQLLMPVHLDVAINAVLNAVKSGDIPMQRIDQSVLRVLKLKFERGILFSPFNDPNRVMRTVGTPANLKTAQDIADRGITAIANDAGVLPLKQKPASTLVTGWGVSTTATLAQKLTAHGTAATAYQTGQAPTDAQIAQAVANAKNVDLVVVLTNNIGAYPRQTKLLDALQATGKPVVAVAAQIPYDAGYASTVKTWLATYGYIGPTLEALAKVILGETKPVGKLPVDIPAGADVNTVKYPFGHGLTW; encoded by the coding sequence GTGCTCGCCCTCACCGGTGTGGGTGTCGCGACCGCGGCGAGCGCACCGCGGGTGACCGCGAGCGCACAGGCGGAGGCCGCGGCGACGCAGGCACTGCGTGGGCTGACGCTCGAGCAGAAGGTCGGCCAGCTGTTCGTGACCTGGGTGAACGGCAAGTCGGCCGACGAGGTGAACCCGAAGAACCAGACCGACTTCGGCGTCGACACCCCTGCTCAGGTGATCCAGAAGTACCACCTGGGCGGCGTCATCTACTTCAACAACGACACGCGCGACAACTTCGACGACCCCGTCCAGGTCGCGAAGCTGTCCAACGGCCTCCAGCAGGCCGCCATCGGCAGCGGGGCGCACATCCCGCTGCAGATCGGCGCCGACCAGGAGGGTGGCACCGTCACCCGGATGGGCGCGCCCGCCACGGAGTTCCCGAACTCGATGGCCATCTCCGCCGGCCGGGACCCGGCGAGGGCGACGAAGGCCGCCACGATCCTCGGCCACGAACTGCGTGCCGTCGGCATCAACCAGGACTTCGCGCCCGACTCCGACGTCAACTCGAACCCCGCCAACCCGGTCATCGGCGTGCGCTCCTTCGCCGGGCAGCCCGGCCTGGCGAGCCAGTTCGTCACCGCCGAGGTCAAGGGCTACCAGGACTCCGACCTGCCGACGAAGACCGTCGCGGCGACCGCCAAGCACTTCCCCGGCCACGGCGACGCGGCCACCGACAGCCACACCGGCCTGCCCCGGATCGACCGGACCGAGCAGCAGTGGCGTGACATCGACGTGCCGCCGTTCAAGGCCGCCATCAAGGCCGGCATCGACTCGATCATGACCGCGCACATCCAGTTCCCCAGCCTCGACCCGTCGCTGGAGCCGGCGACGCTGTCGAAGCCGATCGTCACCGGCAAGCTGCGGGGCGAGCTGGGTTACAACGGCGTCGTCATCACCGACTCCCTCGAAATGCAGGGCGTGCGCGAGATGCACAGCGACGCCGAGATCCCGGTCCTCGCGCTCAAGGCCGGCGTCGACCAGCTGCTCATGCCGGTGCACCTCGACGTCGCCATCAACGCGGTGCTCAACGCGGTGAAGTCCGGCGACATCCCGATGCAGCGGATCGACCAGAGCGTGCTTCGCGTGCTGAAGCTGAAGTTCGAACGCGGCATCCTCTTCTCGCCGTTCAACGATCCGAACCGGGTGATGAGGACCGTCGGCACGCCGGCGAACCTCAAGACGGCGCAGGACATCGCCGACCGCGGCATCACGGCGATCGCCAACGACGCCGGCGTCCTGCCGCTCAAGCAGAAGCCCGCGAGCACTCTCGTGACCGGCTGGGGTGTCTCGACGACGGCGACGCTCGCGCAGAAGCTGACCGCGCACGGCACGGCCGCGACGGCGTACCAGACCGGCCAAGCCCCGACGGACGCCCAGATCGCCCAGGCGGTCGCGAACGCCAAGAACGTCGACCTCGTCGTCGTGCTGACCAACAACATCGGCGCCTACCCGCGGCAGACGAAGCTCCTCGACGCGCTGCAGGCCACCGGCAAGCCGGTCGTCGCGGTCGCCGCGCAGATCCCGTACGACGCCGGTTACGCATCCACGGTGAAGACCTGGCTGGCGACGTACGGCTACATCGGGCCGACGCTGGAGGCGCTGGCCAAGGTGATCCTCGGCGAGACGAAGCCGGTCGGGAAGCTGCCGGTCGACATCCCGGCGGGCGCCGACGTGAACACCGTGAAGTACCCCTTCGGCCACGGGCTGACCTGGTGA